Genomic DNA from Desulforamulus hydrothermalis Lam5 = DSM 18033:
ATCGGCCTTGACTGTGCGGTGTTTGAAGCGGTGCATGGCAGCGCGCCGCAAATAGCGGGACAAAACATCGCCAATCCCCTGGCCGTTATCCTGTCCGGCGTGATGATGCTGCGCCATCTGGGCGAACAGCAATGTGCCGCCTTAATTGAGGAGGCTGTCCGGGAAGTGCTGGCGGAAGGCCGGCATTTAACGGCCGATTTAGGCGGGTCCGCCACCACCGGCCAGATGGCGGAAGCAATCAGCCGGCGCATATACGACAAAAGATAAAGCCACCCACCGGTGGCTTTCAGACTGTAGACAAAGGTTGTAAAACAAAGTGAGGTGGTTTTATGATCCCCTGTCGGTGCGTAGACCGGAGCCAAAGGGGATCATAAAGCACCGCTAAGGTTTGTCGACACTCTGAAAGCCACCCACCGGTGGCTTTTTATGTTTCCGGCCCGGAGTAAGGTGCTTTAATGAAATTCCATCGATAACGAATGGCCAGCAACCGCAGAGTAAAAATAAACCCGGTGGTTAAAAGCAACAACATGTCGGCAGCCATATTTTGCCGCCATAAAAACAGATACAAGATGCCTCCCGCCACACATGTCACGGCATAAAAATCCCGTGTCAGCACCGAAGGGATTTGGCCTGACAGCACATCGCGGATAATGCCTCCCATTACCGCCGTGATAACCCCCAGCATAACCGCGCCGGGTCCGCTGATACCGGCCGTCAGGGCTTTCGACAGGCCGATGCAGACAAAGGTGCCCAAACCCAGGGCATCCACAATTAAAATGATCGAGTTAATTTTAAACAAAGTTTTATAAAATAAAAAAGTGCAAACTGCGCCGGCCAGAGATACATAGAGATAAACCGGCTGGGTAAGGATAAAAACCGGCGTGCTGCCTAACAAAATATCCCTGGTGGTGCCGCCGCCGATGGCAGTAACCAGGGCCAGTACCACGACACCAAATAAATCCATTTCCTTCTTGACAGCGGTCAGTGCCCCTGAGAGGGCAAAGGCAAAGGTGCCCAACAAGTCAAGCAAATAAAGAACGCTCATGCTTCTACCACCTTTTGCTGGTTTTATAGCATACACCATTCTACCAGCAAAAATTTATTTTTCAATCATCAAATGCCTGTTAAAAATTAACGCAAAAATGGCTGTAGCTGTGCAAACCCATAATATTTACCTCCTATAATTAGCCCGGTGCTTTCAGATAATAATGATGAACCCCAATGCAAAAAAAGGAGGTGTATGCATGGCTAACCGAACCAATTTTGGTGAACCGACCATGGGTGCCTATCGTTTAAAAGAGATGCATGATGCCCAATATCCCGGCGGTGTGGTGGTGGATCCCACTCCCATAACGGCCGGGCAGGATGTGGTAGTTTTCTATAACGGGCTGTTAGCCCAAAGCGGGGCGCAGGAAGTTTACCTGCACTGCGGCTTTGGCCGGGATGATCGCTGGCATGCCATTCAGGACATGAGAATGGCCCGAACCGGCTACGGCTTTGTTAAATCAGTAACCATGCCGGACACGCATACTCAGTTTAATTTCTGTTTTCATGACAATGCCATGAACTGGGATAATAACTCCGGTAAAGATTGGAGCTTCCAGGTGCATAACGGGACTATGAACGGT
This window encodes:
- a CDS encoding carbohydrate-binding protein; the encoded protein is MANRTNFGEPTMGAYRLKEMHDAQYPGGVVVDPTPITAGQDVVVFYNGLLAQSGAQEVYLHCGFGRDDRWHAIQDMRMARTGYGFVKSVTMPDTHTQFNFCFHDNAMNWDNNSGKDWSFQVHNGTMNGH
- a CDS encoding trimeric intracellular cation channel family protein — its product is MSVLYLLDLLGTFAFALSGALTAVKKEMDLFGVVVLALVTAIGGGTTRDILLGSTPVFILTQPVYLYVSLAGAVCTFLFYKTLFKINSIILIVDALGLGTFVCIGLSKALTAGISGPGAVMLGVITAVMGGIIRDVLSGQIPSVLTRDFYAVTCVAGGILYLFLWRQNMAADMLLLLTTGFIFTLRLLAIRYRWNFIKAPYSGPET